In Pyrus communis chromosome 11, drPyrComm1.1, whole genome shotgun sequence, the sequence ttttttttttttttttaacttctgGGTGTGAACAGTCAATAATTGGGTATGTGCAGAACCATTCCCTGCCCCCGTCCGACTCTCAACCCATTCCCACACCTGCCTCTCCCTACACTTAACCGTCACTTGCCCtctatcctctctctctctctctctcgagctTTCCTTTTTCAGCCTCAGTCTCCGTCGCCATCGCAGTTTGATCGGCTTCGTGTTCTCCTTCAGTGTTCAGTGTATTTCTACTGCTCCTCTGCTTGCAGCTGCCAGCTGATCCGACTCAAGCTTCTCCTCCATTTTCTCCTCTTGTCAAACAAGGTACTTTTCTTTAGCTTGCGATTGAGATTTGTGTTAAAGAATCACCTTTTGAGCTTCGAATTGTGTAAAAGAATCAGCTTTTGATTGTgatatttgggttttttttttttatatgtaaagAAGGGGACTTGATTTGTGAATTTGTGATTGTTGGGGATTTTGGTGAAATTAGGGATTTGATTTTTAGTAATGTTGAAATTCATGCTATTGGGGATTTTTTTTATACCTGTAAACATATTCAGGCGTTTGGTTTTAGATGTTGGGTTGCTTCTGAGCTTTGGGTACTGAAATTAGGTTGGACTGGTTGCAAAATTAATATACTAGCCAGCTTGCATTGGATTTAGTTTTGCCCAAATTTGATTAGTTTCCGGCCCGTAAGCACCTTTAGTTTGATTCTTGCTCAGTCTGTGTCCATTTGATCTTTGCTTAATTTGATCCGTGGATTTACTGTGGATAGAAGAAGATTTGGAGATGTCTGACCGTTTGACCCGTATAGCTATTGTGAGCTCCGACAGATGCAAACCCAAGAAGTGCCGCCAGGAATGCAAGAGGAGCTGTCCTGTTGTCATCACTGGTATATTATAGTTACCTCTTCTCACTTGTATCATTTCCATTTTGTTTATGTAATAATTTGTGTGTATATGTCTGTTGATATCATAAGGGAATTAAATATCTGGATTAATTGAATTACTCAGAtaatggtttgttttgttttttatttttaatgaaaacaatagaatcttttcttgtttcttgaaTTATGATCTTGCTATTATATTTCTATAGGGTTTCTAAGATGCACTGTTCTTGATTACTTGGATTtgtcacccttttttttttttttttttttttttttttaatcatgtgACTTGGTATTTATCTTGAGACATATtatttgtgttcaaatgtggTCGTGAAAGCTACTTATGATGAAAGGAAATAAAGGTAATGGAATGCCTCCTGCAAGGAGAAACACTCAGAAATTTTAATTATGCTCAAAACTTTCCATTAAAAGAGATTATTGGTTGATAAAATCAAGGAATGCTTGTATTAAAGGTTACTAAAAATACAGGCATGAGCTCTTGCATAATATGAGACGGCTCCAAATAGATTTAATGTTTCTGTTGGTGAGTTCCTGCTATGCATTATCATGGCAACTATGTTTGCTTTTCTGTGAATGAGCACTTTGTTATTATAACCGGACTTAgtattattatgtttttgtccTGTAGTGCTACAAACATACACACTACTAATCAGTCTATATACAGGTAAACTATGTATCGAGGTTACCCCTGCATCCAAGATTGCTTTCATCTCAGAAGAATTGTGCATTGGATGTGGTATTTGTGTTAAGGTCTGTAAGAAGTGCTGTTACCGTCAGTTGTCTTTTTATCTGAAATAGTTGTGTTTTAAAGGCATTAATTGGACTCTATACCATCTGATGATGCAGAAATGCCCATTTGAAGCAATCCAAATCATTAACTTGCCAAAGGATTTAGACAAAGATACAACCCATCGCTATGGGCCTAACACTTTCAAGCTACACAGGTTAGCTCCTTACCACATTATTGGGAAGTGTTCGTTTGAGCATTTATGTGGTTTGGGATGACataaattttgtaatttcagGTTACCAGTCCCTAGGCCAGGTCAAGTTCTTGGTTTGGTTGGAACAAACGGCATTGGGAAGTCAACTGCCCTCAAAGTTTTGGGTGGAAAGTTGAAACCAAATTTGGGTCGTTTCAAAGTAAGACTCCTTACACAAATTCCCCTTCTTTGACAAGTTTATTATGTTTCAAACTTGTTTGGTGCATTCTTCGATTATCTTATCtagatggtttttttatttttatttttgcagaatcCTCCAGATTGGCAGGAAATCTTGACCTACTTTAGAGGATCTGAGTTGCAGAATTTTTTCACCCGCATCCTAGAAGATAATTTGAAGGTACCATTTAATTTTGCTGTCCATAACCTTTTGTACTAAATTGGAAATGAGTTTAGTTTttaaatgaatataattttgcCTGTTGTGTTGTGGGTATATCTTGGCCATCTTTTCTTGTCTCTAACCAGTATATTGTCTCATGTTATATTTGTTCTTCTTGCTAATTTGCTTAATATTCTTTTTACTTAACAGGCCATTATAAAGCCCCAGTATGTTGATCACATTCCAAAAGCAGTTCAAGGGAATGTTGGGGAGGTGCTCAGTCAGAAAGATGAGAGGGATATGAAGGAAAAATTATGTGCTGATCTTGAGCTGAACCAGGTTATAGAGCGTAAGGTAGGGGATTTATCAGGTGGGGAGCTTCAAAGATTCGCCATTGCTGTCGTTGCCATACAGAATGCAGAGATATATATGTTTGACGAACCTTCAAGTTATCTTGATGTCAAACAGAGGCTTAAAGCTGCCCAAGTTGTCCGATCTTTGCTCAGGCCTAATAggtttaatttcttattttctcttctttcctcaAAATTGAATTGCATGGTTTTGTTGGATTCCATTTCTTGATTGTCTGCATATTTAACTAATAGTCATATTCTCTTCTTGATTGTCTGCATATTTAACTAATAGTCATATTCTCTTATATTTTCAGCTATGTAATTGTTGTGGAGCATGATCTTAGTGTCTTGGATTACTTATCAGACTTCATTTGCTGTTTATATGGGAAACCGGGTGCATATGGAGTTGTAACTCTTCCCTTCTCAGTTAGAGAAGGAATCAACATCT encodes:
- the LOC137707823 gene encoding ABC transporter E family member 2-like — protein: MSDRLTRIAIVSSDRCKPKKCRQECKRSCPVVITGKLCIEVTPASKIAFISEELCIGCGICVKKCPFEAIQIINLPKDLDKDTTHRYGPNTFKLHRLPVPRPGQVLGLVGTNGIGKSTALKVLGGKLKPNLGRFKNPPDWQEILTYFRGSELQNFFTRILEDNLKAIIKPQYVDHIPKAVQGNVGEVLSQKDERDMKEKLCADLELNQVIERKVGDLSGGELQRFAIAVVAIQNAEIYMFDEPSSYLDVKQRLKAAQVVRSLLRPNSYVIVVEHDLSVLDYLSDFICCLYGKPGAYGVVTLPFSVREGINIFLAGFVPTENLRFRDVSLTFKVAETPQESAEEINTYARYKYPSMTKTQGNFRLRAVEGEFTDSQIIVMLGENGTGKTTFIRMLAGLLKPDTVEDSDVEIPEFNVSYKPQKISPKFPSTVRALLHSKIRDSYTHPQFMSDVMKPLLIEQLMDQEVLNLSGGELQRVALCLCLGKPADIYLIDEPSAYLDSEQRIVASKVIKRFILHAKKTAFIVEHDFIMATYLADRVIVYEGQASIDCTANAPQSLLTGMNLFLSHLDITFRRDPTNYRPRINKLESTKDREQKAAGSYYYLDD